One Halalkalicoccus sp. NIPERK01 DNA segment encodes these proteins:
- a CDS encoding DUF5800 family protein, which produces MTTISIDDEGVDVVYEGTEFRLERELIEEATEKRYWDVTDHEILQIIERNPELTGEPRRVGDIVR; this is translated from the coding sequence ATGACGACGATCTCCATCGACGACGAGGGCGTCGACGTCGTGTACGAGGGAACCGAGTTCCGCCTCGAACGCGAGTTGATCGAGGAGGCCACCGAGAAACGCTACTGGGACGTCACCGACCACGAGATCCTCCAGATCATTGAGCGGAACCCCGAACTCACCGGCGAGCCCCGGCGCGTCGGCGACATCGTCCGGTAG
- a CDS encoding helix-turn-helix domain-containing protein: MSTSEAVAADAGEETGWDAVRELPPSAKLVAKVLEYNETLTQSQLAEETLLPPRTVRYALNRLEEEGCVDSRFSFSDARKRIYTLAIESR; the protein is encoded by the coding sequence ATGAGCACGTCAGAGGCAGTCGCGGCCGACGCGGGGGAGGAAACGGGGTGGGACGCGGTCCGGGAGCTACCGCCCAGCGCGAAGCTGGTCGCGAAGGTGCTGGAGTACAACGAGACGCTCACCCAGAGCCAGCTCGCGGAGGAGACGCTCCTGCCCCCGAGGACCGTTCGCTACGCGCTGAACCGGCTCGAAGAGGAGGGCTGTGTCGACTCGCGTTTCTCGTTCTCGGACGCTCGGAAACGCATCTACACCCTCGCGATCGAGTCGCGCTGA
- the cysE gene encoding serine O-acetyltransferase, with amino-acid sequence MFTRIREDVRTAKAKDPAAKSTIEVLLAYPGLHAIWLHRIAHGLWSRGFVLVARLLSHLSRHLTGVEIHPGAEIGRRFFIDHGMGVVIGETAEIGDDVMLYHGVTLGGDSLADEKRHPTLEDGVTVGAGSTLLGPIVLGEGASVGAGSVVLDSVPGNCTVVGNPAKLVGDCADDDSVTLGRGVNR; translated from the coding sequence ATGTTCACGCGAATCCGCGAGGACGTTCGGACGGCGAAGGCGAAGGACCCGGCGGCCAAGAGCACGATCGAGGTCCTCCTGGCGTATCCGGGCCTGCACGCGATCTGGCTCCACCGGATCGCTCACGGGCTGTGGTCGCGGGGGTTCGTCCTCGTCGCACGGCTGCTCTCGCACCTCTCCCGACACCTGACCGGCGTCGAGATCCATCCCGGTGCCGAGATCGGACGGCGCTTCTTCATCGATCACGGAATGGGCGTGGTAATCGGCGAGACCGCCGAGATCGGCGACGACGTGATGCTGTATCACGGGGTGACGCTCGGCGGCGACTCCCTGGCCGACGAGAAGCGCCATCCCACCCTCGAGGACGGCGTCACCGTCGGGGCGGGGTCCACACTGTTAGGCCCGATCGTCCTCGGCGAGGGCGCGAGCGTCGGCGCCGGTTCGGTGGTTCTGGATTCGGTGCCGGGAAACTGCACGGTCGTGGGCAACCCCGCGAAACTCGTCGGGGACTGTGCCGACGACGACTCGGTGACGCTGGGCCGCGGCGTCAACCGCTAA
- a CDS encoding proteasome-activating nucleotidase yields MTDTVEDVDLPYEEGTSQQEKIEALRDRLDILEDQNEEMRDKLLDANAENNKYQQKLERLTHENKKLKQSPLFVATVQELTDEGVIIKQHGNNQEALTEVTEEMRAELEPDSRVAVNNSLSIVKRLEGETDVRARVMQVEQSPEVSYTDIGGLDEQMNEVRETVEMPLLKPEMFEAVGIEPPSGVLLYGPPGTGKTMLAKAVANETDATFIKMAGSELVHKFIGEGAKLVRDLFEVARAHEPAVLFIDEIDAIASKRTESKTSGDAEVQRTMMQLLSEMDGFEDRGEVRIIAATNRFDMLDRAILRPGRFDRLIEVPKPDEEGRKLIFEIHTRDMNVADDVDFEELADEAVDASGADIKAICTEAGMFAIRDDRTEVRMDDFEEAWAKIQAEEEDDEVSKTFA; encoded by the coding sequence ATGACCGATACCGTAGAGGACGTCGACCTCCCGTACGAGGAGGGCACCTCACAACAGGAGAAGATAGAGGCCCTGCGTGACCGGCTCGACATCCTCGAGGATCAGAACGAGGAAATGCGCGACAAACTGCTGGATGCGAACGCCGAGAACAACAAGTACCAGCAGAAACTCGAGCGCCTGACCCACGAGAACAAGAAGCTCAAGCAGTCCCCGCTGTTCGTCGCGACCGTCCAGGAACTCACCGACGAGGGCGTCATCATCAAACAGCACGGCAACAACCAGGAGGCGCTGACCGAGGTCACCGAGGAGATGCGCGCCGAACTCGAACCCGACAGTAGGGTAGCGGTCAACAACTCGCTGTCGATCGTCAAGCGACTCGAGGGCGAGACTGACGTGCGCGCCCGCGTGATGCAGGTCGAACAGAGCCCCGAGGTCTCCTACACCGACATCGGCGGCCTCGACGAGCAGATGAACGAGGTGAGAGAGACCGTCGAGATGCCGCTGCTCAAACCCGAGATGTTCGAGGCGGTCGGGATCGAGCCGCCGAGCGGCGTCCTCCTCTACGGGCCGCCCGGAACTGGAAAGACGATGCTGGCGAAGGCTGTGGCGAACGAGACCGACGCCACGTTCATCAAGATGGCCGGCTCCGAACTCGTCCACAAGTTCATCGGCGAGGGCGCGAAGCTGGTTCGGGACCTCTTCGAGGTCGCGCGCGCCCACGAGCCCGCCGTGCTGTTCATCGACGAGATCGACGCCATCGCCTCGAAGCGCACGGAGTCCAAAACGTCGGGCGACGCGGAGGTCCAGCGCACGATGATGCAACTCCTCTCGGAGATGGACGGCTTCGAGGACCGTGGCGAGGTGCGGATCATCGCCGCCACGAACCGCTTCGACATGCTGGATCGCGCCATCCTCCGGCCGGGCCGGTTCGACCGCCTCATCGAGGTACCAAAGCCCGACGAGGAGGGACGGAAGCTCATCTTCGAGATCCACACCCGCGACATGAACGTCGCCGACGACGTCGACTTCGAGGAACTGGCCGACGAGGCGGTCGACGCGAGCGGCGCGGACATCAAGGCGATCTGTACGGAGGCGGGGATGTTCGCCATCCGCGACGACCGCACCGAGGTCCGGATGGACGACTTCGAGGAGGCGTGGGCGAAGATCCAGGCCGAAGAGGAGGACGACGAGGTCTCGAAGACGTTCGCGTAA
- the mre11 gene encoding DNA double-strand break repair protein Mre11 produces MTRVIHTGDTHIGYRQYHSAERRADFLAAFERVAVDAIEEDVDAVVHAGDLFHDRRPDLQDLLGTLDVLRDLADADVPFLAVVGNHEGTREGQWLDLFSRMGLATRLDGDGIEIGETTFYGLDHVPVSRREDVEYDFAPPGTEHAALVAHGLFEPFAYADWDTEEVLESASVGFDAMLLGDNHHPDRAEVEGTWVTYCGSTERVSAAERDDRGYNLVTFDGDVHITRRGLDTREFVFVDVDLAAGEGVDRVLERVGQHDLEGRVVIVTVDGEGEPVTPAEVESFARERGALIARVSDKREIEESTAFDVSFSDPDAAVRERLSEMGLSAAASDIDETVRASKIADSNVREAVEERVRSLLEEEHEALVAATADEESVAEGDGSAAAPQPETDGSETGEPEAVGASEATDRPEAAAPDGKAQSSMEEYL; encoded by the coding sequence ATGACACGGGTGATCCACACAGGCGACACCCACATCGGGTATCGCCAGTACCACTCGGCCGAACGCCGGGCCGATTTCCTCGCCGCCTTTGAACGGGTCGCCGTCGACGCCATAGAGGAAGACGTCGACGCCGTCGTCCACGCCGGCGACCTCTTTCACGATCGGCGTCCCGACCTCCAGGACCTGCTCGGGACCCTCGACGTGCTGCGCGATCTCGCCGACGCGGACGTGCCCTTCCTCGCGGTCGTCGGCAATCACGAGGGGACCCGCGAGGGCCAGTGGCTCGATCTCTTCTCCCGCATGGGGCTCGCGACCCGCCTCGACGGCGACGGGATCGAGATCGGCGAGACCACCTTCTACGGGCTGGATCACGTTCCCGTCTCCCGGCGCGAGGACGTGGAGTACGACTTCGCCCCGCCCGGGACCGAGCACGCGGCGCTGGTCGCCCACGGCCTGTTCGAGCCGTTCGCGTACGCCGACTGGGACACCGAGGAGGTGCTCGAATCCGCCTCCGTGGGGTTCGACGCGATGCTCCTGGGCGACAACCACCACCCCGACCGCGCCGAGGTCGAGGGGACGTGGGTGACCTACTGCGGGTCGACCGAGCGCGTGAGCGCGGCGGAACGCGACGACCGGGGCTACAACCTCGTCACGTTCGACGGCGACGTTCACATCACCCGCCGAGGGCTCGACACCCGGGAGTTCGTCTTCGTCGACGTCGACCTCGCCGCGGGCGAGGGCGTCGACCGGGTGCTCGAACGGGTCGGCCAGCACGACCTCGAGGGCCGTGTCGTGATCGTCACCGTCGACGGCGAGGGCGAACCGGTCACGCCCGCCGAGGTGGAGTCGTTCGCCCGCGAGCGGGGCGCGCTGATCGCCCGCGTCAGCGACAAACGCGAGATCGAGGAGAGCACGGCGTTCGACGTCTCGTTCTCCGATCCCGACGCCGCGGTGCGCGAGCGCCTGAGCGAGATGGGGCTCTCGGCCGCCGCGAGCGACATCGACGAGACGGTTCGCGCGAGCAAGATCGCCGACTCGAACGTCCGCGAGGCGGTCGAAGAGCGGGTCCGATCGCTGCTCGAGGAGGAACACGAGGCGCTCGTGGCGGCCACGGCCGACGAGGAGTCGGTGGCCGAGGGGGACGGGTCGGCCGCAGCTCCCCAGCCCGAAACTGACGGGTCAGAAACGGGCGAGCCGGAGGCGGTCGGGGCGAGCGAGGCGACCGACCGTCCAGAGGCCGCAGCCCCGGACGGGAAG